Proteins encoded by one window of Synechococcus sp. MVIR-18-1:
- a CDS encoding type III polyketide synthase yields MPLMFRGLGTAVPEQSVNQTESTTLSEWVSADRPERASLVRRIQRRSQVQTRGSVLLTGDATQTIHQRLPFYGVNSPRTEERMEAYRLNASLLALKACKRALAESQLSAGVITHLITISCTGFHAPGVDCDLIDQLQLSPNVQRTHIGFMGCHAALNGLRVARAFVEADPKAVVLLCAVELCSVHLQYGWNPEHVVANTLFADGAAALVATHAETSNPKSTSGKVALQASGSTVIPKTHDLMHWQIGDHGFSMGLSPKVPEAISTSLQPWLNKWLHASGTDLNSIQHWAIHPGGPRILQACAESLSLSDDQLAHSREILSQHGNMSSATILFVLDQMRQHDCHGPCVALAFGPGLCAEVALITL; encoded by the coding sequence ATGCCTTTGATGTTTCGTGGTCTAGGAACCGCAGTACCCGAACAGAGCGTCAATCAAACAGAGTCCACAACACTGTCTGAGTGGGTGAGTGCAGATCGTCCCGAACGCGCCTCGCTCGTACGCCGCATTCAGAGACGCTCGCAAGTCCAAACCAGGGGCAGTGTTTTATTAACTGGCGATGCAACCCAAACGATCCATCAACGTTTGCCGTTTTATGGGGTTAATAGCCCAAGGACAGAAGAACGAATGGAAGCGTATCGCCTAAACGCTTCCTTGTTGGCACTCAAAGCATGTAAACGTGCACTCGCAGAATCACAACTCTCTGCTGGTGTAATCACACATCTAATCACGATCAGCTGTACAGGGTTTCATGCTCCTGGCGTTGATTGTGATCTCATCGATCAACTTCAGTTGTCTCCCAATGTCCAACGCACACATATTGGATTTATGGGGTGTCATGCGGCATTGAATGGTTTACGCGTTGCCCGCGCCTTTGTAGAAGCTGATCCAAAAGCTGTTGTTCTCCTATGCGCTGTGGAATTGTGCAGTGTTCATTTGCAATACGGCTGGAATCCTGAACATGTCGTGGCCAATACGTTATTTGCAGATGGTGCTGCTGCTTTGGTCGCTACTCATGCTGAGACATCCAACCCGAAATCAACGTCAGGAAAGGTAGCCCTGCAGGCCTCTGGATCCACAGTGATTCCAAAGACCCATGATTTAATGCATTGGCAAATTGGCGATCACGGATTCTCCATGGGCTTATCCCCCAAAGTACCCGAAGCGATTTCCACATCATTGCAACCATGGCTGAACAAGTGGCTTCATGCCAGTGGAACGGATCTCAATAGCATCCAACATTGGGCCATTCACCCTGGAGGGCCAAGAATTCTTCAAGCGTGTGCTGAGTCATTGTCACTTAGTGACGATCAACTTGCTCACTCAAGAGAGATTCTGAGTCAGCATGGAAATATGTCGTCAGCAACAATATTGTTTGTTCTTGATCAGATGCGACAACATGATTGTCATGGACCATGTGTCGCGCTTGCGTTCGGCCCAGGCTTATGCGCAGAGGTTGCCTTGATCACCCTATAA
- a CDS encoding DUF411 domain-containing protein: MKRFYSGVVMALFFAILPLSVEAQQTAVAVEPSMNSESIPDIAIYRSESCGCCTKWGEHVETAGFRIQDKVVENMETFKQANGITPELSSCHTAVVDGYVVEGHVPAASIKKMLQQRPDIRGLAAPGMPMGSPGMETAGVKAEAFDVLAIAHDGTTTVFDQIRP; encoded by the coding sequence ATGAAACGGTTTTATTCAGGAGTTGTGATGGCGCTATTTTTTGCCATCCTGCCTCTTTCGGTGGAGGCACAGCAAACAGCAGTTGCTGTGGAGCCATCAATGAATTCTGAGTCCATTCCTGACATTGCCATTTATCGCTCTGAGAGCTGTGGCTGCTGCACAAAATGGGGAGAACACGTAGAAACAGCAGGCTTCAGGATCCAAGACAAGGTGGTCGAGAATATGGAGACTTTCAAACAAGCCAATGGCATTACCCCGGAGTTGTCGTCTTGCCACACAGCGGTTGTTGATGGCTATGTCGTAGAGGGCCACGTTCCGGCAGCATCCATCAAAAAAATGTTGCAGCAACGGCCAGACATTAGAGGCCTAGCAGCACCTGGAATGCCGATGGGATCTCCTGGAATGGAAACAGCAGGTGTTAAAGCTGAAGCTTTTGATGTACTTGCCATCGCACACGACGGCACGACCACTGTCTTTGATCAGATCAGGCCTTAG
- a CDS encoding DUF2834 domain-containing protein: MAKLRLTIYAATAFGGIVWPWYCIYQFIQETEALGLTDPLEIVDLFSQGVWANASAGFIAADLTLVLIAAFAFIIAEALRLKMKYWYLYFVATFGISFAFSFGLFMFNRERSLMRSSNKSV; encoded by the coding sequence ATGGCAAAGCTGCGCCTGACCATTTATGCCGCCACAGCCTTCGGAGGGATTGTCTGGCCTTGGTATTGCATCTATCAGTTTATCCAAGAAACTGAAGCTCTAGGTCTGACTGATCCGCTGGAGATTGTCGACCTATTTTCTCAGGGCGTCTGGGCTAACGCTTCCGCCGGTTTTATTGCTGCTGATTTGACTCTTGTTTTGATTGCTGCTTTTGCATTCATTATTGCTGAGGCATTGAGACTGAAAATGAAGTATTGGTATCTTTACTTTGTTGCTACTTTTGGTATCTCTTTTGCGTTTTCATTCGGCCTATTCATGTTTAATAGAGAGAGGAGCTTGATGCGGTCGTCTAATAAATCTGTCTAG
- a CDS encoding cytochrome P450, producing the protein MSTTNSLRPLPCRTGPLIGVRESIAYLRDPDGFIAERHQQFGPVFGTTLFFRPTAVVGGPDAVEQFIRLERSISESALPAAFTALHTADGALNQAGEKHRSTRRGYSALFSPTNLESYLPKINRCMVQFTSSIAQHGSTCIALDAKHLCLNLYSELFAGESLTKDEIEAFISYNDALLSLSKQLPSFRKGEKALAALQQNMEVRLGKYRRGELDGACFRIFTDNLDEHGQPWSDERIATATVLMVWGAYIEVASLMASCLIQTKHRLDVRDQVLEEARNHNLESPDTPAHLAAWDLPFVQGVLRESLRLAPPAGGGFRITSEDIEVSGYRIPAGTVVTADPRIGNAMSAFFPEPQSFAPERWMSDFDLNGNLKQGPGCPFAGSALRLPKEGWFPGGIGKHGCPGLPLAELSVRVFLVRWMQTIQHWEADSDQAESIPYTLVPIRIPRDSYRFNVVPVPRVSIFGGL; encoded by the coding sequence ATGAGCACCACCAATAGCTTGCGTCCTCTTCCTTGCAGAACGGGTCCGCTCATTGGGGTGCGCGAATCCATCGCTTACCTGCGGGATCCTGACGGTTTCATCGCAGAACGTCACCAACAGTTTGGACCAGTTTTCGGCACAACCCTCTTCTTTCGTCCTACGGCCGTTGTTGGTGGTCCAGATGCGGTTGAGCAGTTCATCCGCCTTGAGCGCAGCATTAGTGAAAGCGCGTTACCAGCCGCCTTTACCGCCTTACACACAGCAGACGGTGCTTTAAATCAGGCTGGTGAGAAACATCGGTCCACGCGACGTGGCTATTCCGCTCTCTTCAGTCCAACCAATCTTGAGTCTTATTTACCAAAGATCAATCGCTGCATGGTGCAGTTCACATCAAGCATTGCTCAACACGGGAGTACGTGTATCGCGCTCGATGCGAAGCATCTCTGTCTCAATCTCTACTCAGAACTCTTTGCTGGTGAATCGTTAACGAAGGATGAGATCGAAGCTTTTATCTCTTACAACGATGCACTTCTGAGTCTTAGCAAGCAGCTTCCTTCGTTTCGGAAGGGAGAGAAGGCACTAGCTGCGCTCCAGCAGAACATGGAAGTGCGCTTGGGCAAATATCGACGCGGCGAACTGGACGGAGCTTGCTTCCGGATTTTTACTGACAATCTCGATGAACATGGACAGCCGTGGAGTGATGAACGCATTGCGACCGCCACCGTCTTGATGGTGTGGGGGGCCTATATCGAAGTTGCCTCCTTGATGGCTAGTTGTTTAATCCAAACCAAACATCGTCTTGATGTGAGAGATCAGGTCCTCGAGGAGGCAAGGAATCACAATCTGGAGTCTCCAGATACACCAGCTCATCTCGCTGCATGGGACCTTCCCTTCGTACAAGGTGTACTGCGTGAATCACTTCGATTAGCACCCCCGGCTGGAGGCGGTTTCCGGATCACCTCTGAAGACATTGAGGTTTCTGGGTACCGCATCCCAGCGGGCACCGTTGTGACGGCTGACCCGCGAATCGGAAACGCAATGTCTGCATTTTTTCCAGAGCCTCAGTCGTTTGCACCTGAACGGTGGATGAGTGACTTTGATCTCAACGGCAACCTCAAACAAGGGCCTGGATGCCCTTTTGCAGGGAGTGCCCTTCGGCTCCCTAAGGAAGGTTGGTTCCCAGGAGGGATTGGTAAACATGGTTGTCCTGGCTTGCCATTGGCTGAGCTCAGTGTGAGAGTTTTTTTGGTGCGTTGGATGCAAACGATTCAGCATTGGGAGGCTGATTCAGACCAGGCTGAGTCGATTCCATACACACTTGTGCCTATTCGAATTCCTAGGGATTCCTACCGCTTCAATGTTGTACCGGTTCCCAGAGTTTCCATCTTTGGTGGATTGTAG
- a CDS encoding ureidoglycolate lyase → MTAATLTSLPLQNCRFERFGTAIIPVDDMTPHSDVDAHLKFEGADLRYYVMRLRHRPAVLASMTRHQRATQCLGSADAQPWWLAVAAPELLPEELCAASVQLVYVHPGEAVKLHQGTWHAGPFFHEPSALFYNLELGDTNLTDHNFQALTAPIKLMLDPSLSSPSYKRSATDESLASHRRQ, encoded by the coding sequence ATGACTGCAGCGACACTGACCTCCCTTCCCTTGCAGAACTGCAGGTTTGAGCGGTTTGGCACTGCGATTATTCCCGTGGATGACATGACGCCCCATAGCGACGTTGATGCCCATCTCAAATTTGAGGGAGCTGACCTGCGCTACTACGTGATGCGCCTTCGCCATCGGCCGGCGGTTCTGGCAAGCATGACCCGCCATCAGCGGGCTACGCAGTGTTTAGGTTCTGCTGACGCCCAGCCTTGGTGGTTGGCTGTCGCCGCTCCAGAGCTGCTTCCCGAGGAGCTTTGTGCTGCATCTGTGCAATTGGTTTACGTCCACCCGGGCGAAGCTGTGAAGCTCCATCAGGGCACCTGGCATGCTGGGCCCTTTTTTCACGAGCCCTCTGCCCTGTTTTACAACCTGGAGTTGGGCGATACCAACCTCACCGATCACAACTTTCAGGCGCTCACAGCTCCGATCAAGTTGATGCTGGACCCATCCCTCAGCTCACCCAGCTACAAACGATCTGCTACTGATGAGTCTCTGGCCAGTCATAGACGCCAATGA
- a CDS encoding ATPase: MQQTWLITGPPGCGKTTWILETLLKHGGECAYLRLDGPSDEGLEQGHNAGIDCAWLMDQVPKLQDLSISTSASKTALPSQDCLVLIEVQQFQPPDQSNAGGIDLHVLKQLTSFQLKPDRIFLFGRDPELPKHHTLNFTQLEAWHLTLHGCVWDPNSLSSFWFELVNGAYGDVYRAKALMNLPDGRSFFCN; this comes from the coding sequence ATGCAGCAGACCTGGTTAATCACTGGCCCACCCGGCTGCGGAAAAACGACCTGGATTCTTGAGACCTTGCTTAAGCATGGAGGTGAATGCGCCTACCTGCGGCTCGATGGTCCCAGTGATGAGGGGTTGGAACAGGGCCATAACGCAGGGATCGATTGCGCTTGGTTGATGGATCAGGTTCCCAAGCTGCAAGATCTTTCCATTTCAACTTCAGCTTCAAAAACAGCGTTGCCTTCCCAGGACTGCTTGGTGTTGATTGAGGTTCAACAGTTTCAGCCTCCAGATCAAAGTAACGCCGGTGGAATCGACCTTCACGTTCTCAAGCAGTTAACCAGCTTCCAACTCAAACCCGATCGAATCTTTCTGTTTGGTCGAGACCCTGAGTTACCCAAGCACCACACGCTGAACTTCACCCAGCTCGAGGCCTGGCATCTCACTCTTCACGGCTGTGTTTGGGACCCGAACAGCCTCAGCAGTTTTTGGTTTGAGCTTGTGAATGGTGCCTATGGCGATGTGTATCGCGCCAAAGCACTCATGAACTTGCCTGATGGCCGTTCATTTTTCTGCAATTAG
- a CDS encoding cytochrome P450 → MTAKPLPSTAAVTGLKETLDFFNDPSFAQRRFDAYGDVFATKLLAQRIVFIRGERAITELLNQGDSLEGWWPESVKQLLGSRSLANRSGPGHKARRRVVGQLFSSAALVRYTPSITGLIDELANDLIQSPGCVSLSAMMRRFAFAVIATTVLGLDRESREVLFADFEIWTKALFSLPLAIPGTPFARAMAARLRLLKRIKQVLQQGSNRGGLDLISGGLDEAGIPLDDDDLAEQLLLLLFAGYETTASSLSCLFRALLIQPEVMQWLLSELMESPWPASSIPQSARLDATVLEVMRQTPPVGGFFRRSLRKIELADVEVPENSVIQVALSPSGQMDSSDLSHFRPQRHLDGSFDQTLLPFGGGERVCLGKALAELEIRLMVVGLLQKVKLQLEPDQDLSLQLVPSPSPRSGLMVRAMPTTDRHP, encoded by the coding sequence ATGACTGCAAAGCCTTTGCCCAGCACCGCTGCCGTGACCGGACTCAAGGAGACCCTTGATTTCTTCAATGATCCGTCGTTTGCCCAGCGGCGATTTGACGCCTATGGAGATGTGTTCGCCACCAAGTTGCTGGCGCAGCGCATCGTGTTCATCCGCGGAGAACGAGCGATTACGGAGTTGCTCAATCAAGGCGACTCCTTAGAGGGCTGGTGGCCCGAAAGTGTGAAGCAGTTGCTTGGGAGCCGCTCTTTGGCCAATCGCAGCGGACCTGGCCATAAAGCCCGGCGTAGGGTTGTTGGGCAGTTGTTTTCAAGCGCTGCGTTGGTCCGCTACACCCCATCGATTACCGGGCTGATCGATGAGCTCGCCAATGATCTGATCCAAAGCCCTGGTTGCGTGTCGTTATCAGCGATGATGCGCCGCTTTGCTTTTGCGGTGATCGCCACCACTGTTCTGGGGCTGGATCGAGAAAGCCGCGAGGTGCTCTTCGCTGATTTTGAGATCTGGACCAAGGCCCTGTTTTCACTTCCTCTGGCGATCCCCGGTACTCCCTTCGCTCGTGCCATGGCCGCACGCCTGCGTTTGCTTAAGCGCATCAAGCAGGTGTTGCAACAGGGCAGCAATCGGGGGGGGCTTGATCTGATCAGTGGTGGTCTTGATGAAGCTGGGATTCCGCTGGATGACGATGACCTGGCGGAACAATTGTTGCTTTTGCTGTTCGCCGGCTATGAGACCACAGCTTCATCGCTGAGCTGCCTGTTTCGGGCCCTGCTGATCCAGCCGGAGGTGATGCAATGGTTGCTTTCTGAGCTGATGGAGTCTCCGTGGCCAGCCAGCTCAATACCGCAATCAGCTCGTCTTGATGCCACGGTATTGGAGGTCATGCGCCAGACCCCACCTGTGGGTGGGTTCTTCCGCCGCAGCCTGCGCAAGATTGAGTTAGCGGATGTGGAGGTGCCAGAGAACAGTGTGATCCAGGTGGCCCTTAGCCCCTCTGGGCAAATGGATAGCAGCGATCTGTCCCACTTCCGCCCCCAACGCCATCTTGATGGTTCCTTTGATCAAACTCTGCTCCCTTTTGGAGGAGGAGAGAGGGTGTGCCTCGGCAAGGCCCTGGCGGAACTGGAGATTCGTTTGATGGTGGTAGGTCTGCTCCAGAAGGTAAAGCTGCAGCTGGAACCGGATCAGGACCTTTCCTTGCAGCTGGTGCCCAGCCCCTCGCCCCGCAGCGGCCTGATGGTGAGAGCTATGCCAACCACTGATCGGCATCCATGA
- a CDS encoding PhoH family protein has translation MNKKVVVKKVVVLDTNVLLHDPEAPSSFGSDRIVLPIQVIEEIDRFKRDPSEKGRNSRRVARLLDGLRERGNLADGVPLTPDGDGTLEVAFCRAETLAQLPPELRGGGGDNNILAVALEQMRAKGLSEAPEVVLITKDTNLRIKADAVGLAAQDYANDKVAISDLYPGARGVKVSADLIDELRQNGRLSLKALPAEAVASLQPNEGVTLIDRDSSDHTFLARQHGDSGELEPLVWLKRARLGRLKPRNREQNFALDLLLDPSVELVTLVGKAGTGKTLLAIAAGLHQVADEHRYARLLVTRPPISLGKEIGFLPGTLDEKLAPWMQPIVDNLDFLTGDAMSNEQKDDRRRHGGGPKSSWSDLREMGLLEVEAINYIRGRSIPHQFMVVDEAQNLTPHEVKTIVTRVGEGTKIVFTGDPYQIDNPYVDAESNGLTWLAERLKGQTLVGHMTLTRGERSALAELAANML, from the coding sequence ATGAACAAGAAGGTGGTTGTGAAGAAGGTGGTTGTACTCGATACCAATGTTCTTCTGCATGATCCAGAAGCTCCGAGCAGCTTTGGATCTGATCGCATTGTTCTCCCTATTCAGGTGATCGAGGAAATTGATCGTTTCAAGCGGGATCCCTCTGAAAAGGGTCGCAACTCCCGTCGGGTCGCCCGGTTGCTTGATGGTCTGCGGGAGCGGGGAAATCTCGCAGACGGTGTTCCATTAACGCCTGATGGTGACGGCACCCTCGAGGTGGCGTTCTGCCGGGCTGAGACCTTGGCCCAGTTGCCACCGGAACTCCGCGGTGGCGGCGGCGACAACAACATCCTGGCTGTAGCTCTGGAACAGATGCGGGCTAAGGGCCTAAGCGAAGCTCCAGAGGTGGTGTTGATCACCAAAGACACCAATTTGCGCATCAAAGCTGATGCCGTAGGCCTAGCCGCGCAGGATTACGCCAACGACAAAGTGGCGATCTCCGACCTCTATCCGGGGGCAAGAGGCGTGAAGGTCTCAGCTGATCTCATCGATGAGTTGCGTCAAAATGGACGTCTTTCCCTGAAGGCCCTGCCCGCTGAAGCGGTGGCGTCATTGCAACCCAATGAGGGGGTGACGCTGATTGATCGAGACAGCTCAGACCACACCTTCCTGGCTCGTCAACACGGCGATTCGGGAGAACTAGAACCTCTGGTTTGGCTGAAACGCGCCCGCCTCGGTCGCCTAAAGCCACGCAACCGCGAACAGAACTTTGCCCTCGATTTGCTGCTGGACCCATCTGTGGAACTCGTCACCCTTGTGGGTAAAGCCGGAACCGGCAAAACCTTGCTAGCGATTGCAGCCGGCTTGCATCAGGTGGCGGATGAGCATCGCTATGCCCGGCTGCTGGTGACCCGTCCGCCAATCTCACTCGGCAAAGAGATCGGCTTTCTGCCGGGAACTCTGGACGAGAAACTTGCTCCTTGGATGCAACCGATCGTGGACAACCTGGATTTCCTGACGGGTGATGCCATGAGCAATGAGCAAAAGGATGATCGCCGCCGCCATGGTGGTGGTCCAAAAAGCTCCTGGTCTGATCTCCGCGAGATGGGACTTCTAGAAGTAGAAGCCATCAATTACATCCGTGGACGATCGATTCCTCATCAATTCATGGTGGTCGACGAGGCACAAAATCTCACCCCTCATGAGGTGAAAACAATCGTGACTCGTGTGGGTGAAGGAACGAAGATCGTGTTCACCGGTGACCCTTATCAGATTGATAATCCCTACGTGGATGCGGAGAGCAACGGTCTTACTTGGCTCGCAGAGCGCTTAAAAGGTCAAACCCTCGTGGGTCATATGACCTTGACGCGGGGGGAACGAAGTGCATTGGCTGAACTAGCAGCCAACATGTTGTGA
- a CDS encoding LOG family protein: MVSNFLDSGLPSEDPTRVAHNLEQIIHSDNYRLAHQDLDLLNRSSMRGVRMLLEISKPELFLEEAGITSTIIVFGGARLQEKTAAEASLKEAIKELDANPDSAEWKRKVSRARKMVKLSSYYDAAREFAFLASHFGQSGPISGPSCSTHVIVTGGGPGIMEAANRGAFDAGCRSIGLNIELPHEQNPNPYITPNLCFKFNYFALRKFHFVMRAVGAVLFPGGYGTLDELFELLTLRQVGTQHAMPIVLFGKDYWSRLIDFEFMADSGLIDDKDLKLIQFADTATEAWDLIQNQTSNPG; the protein is encoded by the coding sequence ATGGTTTCAAATTTCCTGGATTCAGGCTTGCCAAGTGAAGATCCAACCCGAGTGGCTCACAACCTTGAACAGATCATTCACTCGGACAACTATCGACTCGCGCATCAGGATCTTGATCTTCTCAATCGTTCCTCAATGCGTGGCGTAAGGATGTTGCTGGAAATCAGCAAGCCTGAGCTTTTCTTGGAGGAGGCTGGCATCACCTCAACAATCATTGTGTTTGGAGGTGCACGCTTACAGGAAAAGACAGCTGCAGAAGCGAGTCTTAAGGAAGCGATCAAAGAGCTGGATGCAAATCCAGATTCAGCAGAATGGAAGCGAAAGGTGAGTCGAGCCAGAAAGATGGTGAAACTCTCTTCGTATTACGACGCAGCACGAGAATTTGCATTTCTGGCGTCTCATTTTGGTCAATCAGGACCAATCTCAGGGCCTAGTTGTTCTACCCATGTGATTGTGACAGGAGGTGGTCCTGGAATTATGGAAGCAGCTAATCGTGGAGCTTTTGATGCTGGTTGCCGTTCAATCGGACTGAATATTGAACTACCCCATGAACAAAATCCTAATCCATACATCACGCCAAATCTCTGCTTTAAATTTAATTATTTTGCACTGCGTAAATTTCACTTTGTGATGCGTGCCGTAGGTGCTGTTTTGTTTCCAGGTGGTTACGGCACCCTCGATGAGCTTTTTGAGTTATTAACGTTGCGGCAGGTGGGAACACAACATGCCATGCCTATTGTGCTCTTCGGTAAAGACTATTGGTCACGACTGATTGATTTTGAGTTTATGGCTGATTCAGGACTGATTGATGATAAAGATCTCAAACTAATCCAGTTTGCAGACACGGCTACTGAAGCCTGGGATCTGATTCAAAATCAAACCTCTAATCCTGGATGA
- a CDS encoding ABC transporter ATP-binding protein: MGDIWFDANHLEAWLGGQPVIHDLCLKLKIGESTTILGPNGAGKSTIVNLINRSLYPIIKQDSHLAIFGTSTINIWELRSSIGIVNSDLETRFRPSILAKELIQSAFFGSTRLGRDQNPSLDQIAKSDMLLNQLNLEAFAEKPYGQLSDGQRRRLMIARALVHNPKVLVLDEPCRALDLKACHQLLETMRELCQKGTTLLVITHRIDTILPEMRRILFVKQGRVCADGTPEQLLQDHELSNLFNTPLRVLEHKGFRQVLPG; the protein is encoded by the coding sequence ATGGGCGATATCTGGTTTGACGCCAATCATCTCGAAGCCTGGCTTGGCGGACAGCCCGTAATCCACGACCTTTGCTTAAAATTAAAAATTGGAGAGTCAACAACAATACTGGGGCCAAACGGGGCTGGCAAAAGCACAATCGTTAACCTGATTAATCGCAGTCTTTACCCAATCATTAAACAGGATTCTCATCTGGCAATTTTTGGAACGAGCACCATCAACATTTGGGAACTACGCTCCTCTATTGGAATCGTTAATAGTGACTTAGAAACAAGATTTCGTCCATCGATTCTTGCAAAAGAATTGATTCAAAGTGCCTTTTTTGGTTCAACACGACTAGGGCGTGACCAGAATCCCAGCCTGGATCAAATCGCCAAAAGCGACATGCTCCTGAACCAACTGAATCTTGAGGCCTTCGCAGAGAAGCCCTATGGACAGCTGTCAGACGGCCAGCGTCGCCGGTTGATGATTGCCAGGGCGCTCGTCCACAATCCCAAGGTGCTGGTTCTTGATGAACCATGTAGAGCACTTGATCTCAAGGCATGCCATCAACTCTTGGAGACAATGCGAGAGCTGTGCCAAAAAGGCACCACCCTCCTGGTGATCACCCATCGGATTGACACCATTCTCCCGGAAATGAGAAGGATTTTATTCGTCAAGCAGGGAAGAGTTTGCGCAGATGGCACTCCAGAGCAATTATTACAAGACCACGAACTAAGCAATCTGTTTAATACTCCCTTACGCGTACTCGAGCACAAGGGATTCAGACAGGTCTTGCCAGGTTGA
- a CDS encoding DUF3136 domain-containing protein → MTKTIKPKTIADLESGFPSYCKALRLLVEAGNSLEKVKRTICWDYLQRLHSSLPKIYHSPEYLFYKFIRTRLILKEI, encoded by the coding sequence ATGACTAAGACTATAAAGCCAAAAACAATTGCAGATCTGGAAAGCGGTTTCCCCTCCTACTGCAAAGCCTTGAGACTGTTAGTTGAGGCGGGTAACAGCCTTGAAAAGGTTAAACGAACAATTTGTTGGGATTACCTTCAGCGATTGCACTCTTCGCTTCCCAAGATTTATCATTCGCCTGAATACCTTTTTTATAAATTTATTCGTACAAGGTTGATTCTCAAAGAGATTTGA
- the pstS gene encoding phosphate ABC transporter substrate-binding protein PstS, whose product MNSFKKLSIATILVAFGAGVSTHAAPRLTGAGASFPAKIYTRWLADLANSGGPQVNYQSVGSGSGRRQFMANTVDFGASDDPMKKKDMAKVKRGVVQIPMVGGTIAFGYNKPGCNLKLTQTQAVRVATGKITNWKDLGCSGGTITWVHRSDGSGTTKAFTNSMQAFSPEWKLGTGKSVKWPGKNAVGAKGNEGVSAVIQNKVGAIGYVNQSYIRGKVVAAALQNKSGEYLKPSVSAGAKALNGISLDKDLAGKNPNPSAKGAYPIATLTWVLAYKTGNGAKAKTVQDTLNYMLSSKAQKVAPSLGFVPLKGNILAKSKAAVKKIGK is encoded by the coding sequence ATGAACTCATTTAAGAAGCTTTCAATTGCCACTATTTTGGTTGCATTTGGAGCTGGAGTCTCTACACATGCAGCTCCTCGATTGACAGGAGCTGGCGCTTCCTTCCCAGCCAAGATCTACACACGCTGGCTTGCAGATTTAGCCAATTCTGGGGGGCCACAGGTGAACTACCAATCCGTTGGATCTGGTTCTGGCCGTCGTCAGTTCATGGCAAACACGGTTGACTTCGGTGCATCGGATGATCCGATGAAAAAGAAGGACATGGCCAAGGTGAAGCGCGGCGTGGTCCAAATCCCCATGGTGGGTGGCACGATTGCGTTCGGCTACAACAAGCCTGGCTGCAACCTGAAGCTGACTCAGACTCAGGCTGTGCGTGTTGCAACAGGCAAGATCACCAACTGGAAGGATCTTGGTTGTTCCGGCGGCACGATTACTTGGGTGCATCGCTCAGACGGCTCTGGCACCACCAAGGCTTTCACAAACTCCATGCAGGCTTTTTCTCCTGAATGGAAGTTAGGAACTGGTAAGTCTGTGAAGTGGCCTGGCAAGAATGCTGTAGGCGCCAAAGGCAACGAAGGCGTTTCAGCCGTGATTCAAAACAAAGTTGGCGCCATTGGCTACGTCAACCAGTCCTATATCAGGGGCAAAGTTGTCGCTGCAGCACTACAGAACAAATCTGGCGAGTACCTGAAGCCCTCGGTTTCAGCTGGAGCCAAGGCACTCAACGGGATCAGCCTCGATAAGGACTTAGCAGGTAAAAACCCCAATCCATCTGCAAAAGGTGCCTACCCCATTGCAACTTTGACATGGGTCCTGGCTTACAAGACTGGTAACGGCGCCAAGGCCAAGACAGTTCAAGACACGTTGAACTACATGCTGAGCAGCAAAGCTCAGAAAGTTGCACCTTCTCTTGGTTTTGTTCCATTGAAGGGCAACATTTTGGCGAAGTCCAAAGCTGCGGTGAAAAAGATTGGCAAATAA